From the Nodularia sp. NIES-3585 genome, one window contains:
- a CDS encoding site-specific DNA-methyltransferase, translating to MQEETIKSSEDIILNPYYTQNLGKAYLGDSLKLIKSIQENSINLILTSPPFALTRQKEYGNPSADKYIEWFLPFAQEFKRVLTDNGSFILDLGGAYLRGHPVRSIYQYELLVRLCKEVGFFLAQEFYHYNPARLPTPAEWVTIRRIRVKDSVNVVWWLSKTPNPKADNRKVLKPYSQSMKQLLKNGYKAKIRPSGHDISDKFQTDNQGAIPPNLLEIANTESNSAYLRRCKAEGMKPHPARFPAGFAEFFIKFLTDEGDIVLDPFAGSNTTGFVAQTWQRRWISCEINEDYVVGSLYRFGQQSV from the coding sequence TTGCAAGAAGAAACAATAAAATCCTCAGAAGATATCATTTTAAATCCTTATTACACCCAAAATTTAGGAAAAGCATATTTGGGTGATAGCCTAAAATTGATTAAATCCATTCAGGAAAATAGTATTAATCTCATCCTCACCTCACCACCATTTGCGCTCACCCGTCAAAAAGAATATGGTAATCCAAGCGCAGACAAATATATTGAATGGTTTCTACCTTTTGCCCAGGAGTTTAAAAGAGTTCTCACAGATAATGGCTCATTTATTTTAGATTTAGGCGGCGCTTATCTTCGTGGTCATCCTGTGCGGAGTATCTACCAATACGAACTTTTAGTCAGATTATGTAAAGAAGTGGGCTTTTTTCTAGCTCAAGAATTCTATCACTATAATCCAGCTAGATTACCTACCCCGGCTGAGTGGGTGACAATTAGACGAATTCGGGTCAAAGATTCAGTAAATGTCGTGTGGTGGTTATCCAAAACCCCAAATCCTAAAGCCGACAATAGAAAAGTTTTAAAGCCATATAGTCAGAGTATGAAACAACTACTGAAAAATGGCTATAAAGCTAAAATCCGTCCTAGTGGACATGATATTTCTGACAAATTCCAAACAGATAACCAGGGTGCAATTCCGCCAAATTTGTTAGAAATTGCCAATACTGAATCCAATAGCGCTTATTTACGGCGCTGTAAAGCTGAGGGAATGAAACCTCACCCAGCGAGGTTTCCCGCAGGGTTCGCTGAGTTTTTTATCAAATTTTTAACTGATGAAGGTGATATAGTGTTAGACCCATTTGCAGGTTCCAATACAACTGGGTTTGTAGCCCAAACTTGGCAACGCCGATGGATTTCCTGTGAAATTAATGAGGATTATGTTGTGGGAAGTCTTTACCGATTTGGTCAACAGTCAGTTTGA